Proteins from a single region of Paraburkholderia sp. PGU19:
- a CDS encoding IS66 family transposase, which translates to MPLRQASLGRISQGREPGGSVRPQIRAAAVYLTQYQQLPVARTAQALKDLFGLHVVTGTVQHSIDQAAQLLVPAVEQIRQALRGQPVVHFDESCMRVGRESRWLHVASTHALSWYGAHRKRGSEALDSFGILPGFRGVAVHDGWRPYAGYECEHALCNAHHLRELVFVLESTQQRWAQQMIDLLCQAKREVDLSQAAGNTSLSQARQRYYTRRSRALIAQARKLNPQQARESGRRERRGRIRQSFTCNLLTRLHKYADEVWRFIADHRVPFDNNQAERDIRMPKLKQKISGCFRSESGMEAFCTIRSYLATLRKQSRSLIDALALAFTGVVVSPLVTAE; encoded by the coding sequence GTGCCGCTGCGGCAAGCATCACTCGGGCGCATTTCCCAAGGGCGTGAGCCAGGCGGTTCAGTACGGCCCCAGATTCGCGCCGCAGCCGTCTATCTGACGCAATACCAGCAGTTGCCGGTTGCGCGCACCGCCCAGGCGCTGAAGGACCTGTTTGGTCTGCATGTGGTTACGGGAACCGTCCAGCACAGCATTGATCAGGCCGCGCAGTTACTGGTGCCAGCCGTTGAGCAGATCCGGCAGGCGCTACGCGGGCAACCCGTGGTGCATTTCGATGAGAGCTGCATGCGCGTGGGGCGCGAGTCCCGCTGGCTGCATGTCGCCTCGACGCACGCGTTGAGCTGGTATGGCGCGCACCGCAAGCGCGGCAGCGAGGCGCTGGACAGCTTCGGCATTCTTCCCGGCTTTAGGGGAGTCGCGGTCCATGACGGCTGGCGGCCGTATGCCGGCTATGAGTGTGAGCATGCGCTGTGCAATGCTCATCATCTGCGCGAACTGGTGTTTGTCCTGGAGTCCACGCAGCAACGCTGGGCCCAGCAGATGATTGACCTGCTTTGCCAGGCAAAGCGCGAGGTCGACCTCAGTCAGGCTGCAGGAAACACCTCGCTGAGTCAGGCGCGCCAACGCTATTACACACGGCGCAGCCGCGCCCTGATCGCCCAGGCACGCAAGCTCAATCCGCAGCAGGCACGTGAGTCCGGGCGCCGGGAACGCCGCGGCAGGATCAGGCAAAGCTTTACCTGCAACCTGCTCACACGGCTTCACAAGTATGCCGATGAGGTGTGGCGTTTCATTGCCGATCACCGCGTACCGTTCGACAACAACCAGGCCGAACGCGATATCCGCATGCCCAAACTCAAACAGAAGATCTCCGGGTGCTTCCGCTCGGAATCGGGTATGGAGGCGTTCTGCACGATCCGCTCCTACCTTGCCACCTTACGCAAGCAGAGCCGTTCGCTGATCGACGCGCTCGCCCTGGCCTTTACAGGAGTCGTCGTTTCGCCTCTGGTTACCGCTGAATAG
- a CDS encoding aldehyde dehydrogenase family protein, translating into MDNTKYVEMNIHSSTIEAAFSFISVKNPFDGVEVGTVVNIPPEGAPMLIENAKEGARACRSLSRHERARVLETCASMVDRDKDTFAEVIVAEAGKTIRQAKREVLRCVNTLKLSADEARRNGGEVVPFDAYAGSENRQGWFTREPLGIIVAITPYNDPLNLVAHKLGPAIAGGNAVVLKPSELAPLSAIKLVNYLVAAGMPSNVVSVATGGAALGEALVSSRDVRMVSFTGGFATGEKIARSAGLKKLAMDLGGNAPVIVMADCDLEDAVESCVSGSYWAAGQNCVGTQRILIQSSVYEAFRKRFVARTQALKVGNPALPDTDVGPMITAQSAARTKGVVDAAIGQGASLLCGNTHEGSVYAPTVLEDVSLTCDLWTHEAFSPVVVLQRIETLGEALALANSAEYSLHAGIFTNDLHAALRAADQLEAGGVMINDSSDYRFDAMPFGGFKYGSLGREGVRFAYEEMTQTKVVCIRKTDQ; encoded by the coding sequence TTGGACAACACTAAGTATGTCGAAATGAATATCCATTCATCCACGATTGAAGCAGCGTTCAGTTTTATTTCGGTGAAGAATCCATTCGATGGTGTCGAAGTGGGTACCGTCGTGAATATTCCACCGGAAGGCGCGCCAATGCTGATCGAAAACGCGAAAGAGGGCGCACGCGCGTGCCGCAGCCTTTCCCGTCACGAGCGTGCTCGTGTGCTCGAAACCTGTGCATCGATGGTGGATCGCGATAAGGATACATTTGCTGAAGTCATCGTCGCGGAAGCCGGTAAGACGATCAGGCAGGCAAAAAGAGAAGTGCTGCGCTGCGTGAACACGCTCAAGCTGTCCGCCGACGAAGCGCGCCGAAACGGAGGTGAAGTCGTCCCGTTCGACGCATATGCCGGATCGGAAAACCGGCAGGGATGGTTTACCCGGGAGCCTCTCGGCATCATTGTGGCCATCACGCCGTACAACGATCCACTCAACCTGGTTGCGCACAAGCTTGGACCCGCAATCGCCGGGGGCAATGCCGTGGTGCTCAAGCCGTCGGAACTTGCGCCGCTCTCGGCGATCAAGCTGGTCAACTATCTCGTGGCGGCTGGAATGCCGTCGAACGTTGTGTCGGTTGCAACGGGCGGTGCAGCCCTTGGCGAAGCACTTGTCTCATCGCGGGACGTCAGAATGGTTTCTTTCACGGGCGGCTTCGCGACCGGAGAGAAAATAGCCCGCTCTGCAGGCCTGAAAAAGCTTGCGATGGATCTCGGAGGCAATGCGCCCGTCATCGTCATGGCCGACTGCGATCTCGAGGATGCCGTCGAGTCGTGTGTCTCCGGTTCATACTGGGCTGCAGGGCAGAACTGTGTTGGCACGCAACGCATTCTGATCCAGTCGTCCGTCTATGAAGCGTTCAGGAAGCGTTTCGTTGCTCGCACCCAAGCGCTAAAGGTGGGCAACCCGGCGTTGCCGGACACTGACGTGGGGCCGATGATCACGGCGCAGTCGGCCGCGCGAACGAAAGGCGTAGTAGACGCAGCGATCGGGCAGGGCGCCAGCCTGCTTTGCGGGAATACTCACGAAGGTTCCGTCTATGCGCCGACCGTGCTCGAGGACGTAAGTCTTACATGCGATCTGTGGACGCACGAGGCGTTCAGCCCGGTTGTCGTTCTTCAACGGATCGAGACACTGGGCGAGGCGCTTGCGCTCGCTAATAGCGCTGAGTACAGCCTCCATGCTGGCATCTTCACCAATGACCTGCATGCTGCCCTCAGGGCGGCCGATCAACTGGAGGCGGGCGGCGTGATGATCAACGACTCGTCGGACTATCGGTTCGATGCCATGCCGTTTGGAGGATTCAAATACGGAAGCCTTGGACGAGAAGGTGTCCGGTTTGCCTATGAGGAGATGACTCAAACGAAGGTTGTGTGTATCAGAAAGACGGATCAGTAA
- a CDS encoding toll/interleukin-1 receptor domain-containing protein has protein sequence MEELDEFFWSDLLDYIDEGRVIAVVDDGLLPVSQDGQSMGFDALVATRLAEKLRIGLTEFDNPPRLDDVVSRYLLLPRARKEDLYVRTSQVVRDLAIEPPQALLDLAAVSPFDLFVTLSFDGLLTRAIDLVRHGGETRTSVVSFSPNRPADLPLPRGRLPTPTVFHLLGRQSSAPDWVICDEDRLEFLHALQDDARQPKLLFDALRDDHLLLLGCRLPDWLARFFLRAAKNERLSSPRQTVEYLVDPMAARDPALKAFLADFSPATRVVSLEPTVFCAELRSRWSQRHPTGVAKAPSTPVAPRAIEGAVFISYSSQDVDVVQGLAQELDAAGIDVWFDRSELRGGDDWERSIRRGVDTSSLFMPVISRATQDPDRRRDYFWREWMAADERARGMAPDEPFLLPVVIDDTPKYGDWLPDRFRSAQWMTLPGARTDETFVAHVRDLYRQISSRCRRN, from the coding sequence GTGGAAGAACTCGACGAATTCTTCTGGAGTGACCTTCTCGACTACATCGATGAAGGGCGCGTCATTGCGGTGGTGGACGACGGGCTGCTGCCTGTCAGTCAGGACGGTCAGTCCATGGGATTCGATGCGCTTGTCGCCACCCGGTTGGCCGAAAAGCTCCGCATTGGCCTGACTGAGTTCGACAACCCTCCGCGGCTGGATGACGTCGTCAGCCGTTACCTGCTACTGCCGCGCGCGCGCAAGGAAGACCTGTACGTTCGCACCTCTCAGGTCGTGAGAGATCTGGCGATCGAGCCTCCTCAAGCGTTGCTGGACCTCGCCGCCGTGTCCCCGTTTGATCTGTTCGTGACCCTGTCGTTCGACGGCTTGCTGACTCGCGCCATCGACCTTGTTCGTCACGGCGGGGAAACGCGCACTTCCGTTGTGAGCTTCTCCCCAAATCGACCTGCCGATCTACCGCTTCCGCGCGGGCGCCTGCCCACGCCAACCGTGTTCCATCTGCTCGGCCGCCAATCGTCAGCGCCCGATTGGGTGATCTGCGACGAGGATCGCCTGGAGTTCCTTCACGCGTTGCAGGACGACGCGCGTCAGCCGAAGCTGCTGTTCGACGCATTGCGCGACGACCATCTGCTGCTGCTCGGTTGCCGGCTGCCGGACTGGCTCGCGCGCTTTTTTCTGCGCGCAGCCAAGAACGAGCGGCTCTCGTCACCTCGCCAGACAGTGGAGTACCTGGTCGATCCCATGGCCGCGCGCGACCCGGCGTTGAAAGCCTTTCTCGCCGACTTCAGCCCGGCAACCCGTGTCGTATCGCTGGAGCCGACTGTCTTTTGCGCCGAGTTGCGCAGCCGCTGGAGCCAGCGTCATCCCACGGGCGTTGCGAAGGCACCGTCGACACCCGTCGCGCCGCGCGCCATCGAGGGTGCGGTGTTCATCAGCTATTCGAGTCAGGATGTAGACGTCGTGCAAGGCCTCGCGCAGGAACTCGATGCTGCCGGCATCGACGTATGGTTCGACCGGAGCGAGCTACGGGGCGGCGATGATTGGGAGCGCAGTATCCGGCGCGGCGTGGACACCAGCAGCCTGTTCATGCCTGTGATTTCGCGCGCCACGCAAGACCCCGACCGGCGGCGGGACTACTTCTGGCGCGAGTGGATGGCCGCCGACGAGCGCGCTCGCGGCATGGCGCCCGACGAACCCTTCCTCCTCCCCGTGGTGATCGACGACACGCCCAAGTACGGCGACTGGCTCCCCGACCGCTTTCGCTCCGCCCAATGGATGACGCTGCCGGGCGCGCGCACGGACGAGACCTTCGTCGCGCACGTGCGCGATCTGTACCGGCAAATCTCCAGCCGCTGCCGGCGGAACTGA